The Arthrobacter sp. PM3 genome contains the following window.
ACCCGTGGTGGATCCCGGCCACTGCTACGTCATCGTCGATGATGAGGGTGCGTATGGCGCTCATTGATGCTGTAGTTCCGCCTCTTTTGTCCTGAGCGCTACCGTGAAGCAGGCTCCGCCTAATGCCGATGAGGATATCTCTGCCCGGCCTCCGCGCCGGAGGGCAACCCGCTGGACCAGGGCCAGGCCAAAGCCGCGGCTGTTGATTCCCTCGGCTTCCTTGCTGGTCACGCCGGGCTCGAACACCATAGCGCGTTCGGCCGCCGGGATGCCGGGCCCGTCGTCCTCCACCACGATGGTGCGGCCGCCGTCGGGAGTCTCGGCCAGCCGGACAGCCACGGTGCTGTCGTAGCCCGTGGCGTCCACTGCGTTGTCGATCAGGTTGCCCAGGACGGTGATGACGTCGCCCGAGCTGTCCGGGGAACACACCGAATCGGGGCTGACCACGATCTCGATGCCGCGTTCGGCGCAGACCGTGGACTTTGCGATCAGCAGGGCCTGGACCCCGTGGTCCGTGATCCCCGGCGCCAGCGGGCGGTGCGCGGAGACGGCGTCGTGGTGGCTGCGCCCCAGGTATTCGATCGCCTTGTCCTGCTTCCCAAGCTCCAGCAATCCGGAAATCACGTGCAGTTTGTTGGCGAATTCGTGCGCCTGGGCGCGGAGCGCGTGCGTCACGTCCACGGCGCCGTCGCGGTCACGCAGCACGGCGTGGAGTTCGGTGCGGTCGCGCAGGATCAGCACTTTGCCCACTTCGCGGCCGTCCACGGTGGCCGCATTGACCTTGCCCAGCAGGAGCCGTTCGCCCGAGAGCACCAGTTCCTCCGTGGCGGACCCGGCGGAGAGCAGACGGTGGACCGCCGGCTCGAGGCTTACCTCGGCCGGGGCGCCCGTGATGTCGCCCGCCAGCCCCAGCAGGCGGCGTGCCTCGTCGTTGACCAGCGCGATCCTGCCGTCGGCGTCCACCGCCACGAGCCCTTCGCCGAGCCCGTGGAGCATGGCGTCGCGGGTTTCGAGCAGCGTCGCGATGTCCTCCGGCTCCAGCTTGTAAATCCGGCGCCAGACGAGTTTTGAAACGTACATCGCGCCCAGCGAACTGAGCAGCGCCGCCCCCAGGAGCCAGCCGAACAGCTGGGGCATGTCCTCATCGAGGTCGGCGGCGAGCGTGCTCTCCAGCACGCCGACAGATGCGGAGCCGATCACCGTGCCGGAGGCATCGAAGATGGGAACCTTGACCCGCCACGACTCGCCGAGGGTGCCCGTCTGGGTGCCCACATAGATCTCCCCGGACAGGGGCACCGAGGGATCGGTGGAGACCGGCCGCCCGATTTCGGCCGGATGCGGGTGGGACTGCCGGACGCCGTTCCGGTCGGTCACCACCACGTACGTGACGTTGGATGCCTGCCGGATGACTTCGGCGATCGGCTGGATGGTCTGAGCCGGCGACGGCGTGCCGAACGCATTGATGACGGAGGGCAGCCGGGCAACGCTTTCAGCCACGCCGATCAGCCGGCCCTTATAGGCGTCGCGCAGCTGTTGTTCCTGCATCCGGATGGTCACGGCGCCCACCACCGTCAGGACAGCCAGCACGATGCCCAGCTGCAACGCGACCAGCTGGAACCGGAGCGGAATCCTGTGAACCATGTCACAAGCTTCCCATCCCGCGAGTCCCGCCGCGGACCGTAGGGCCGGTCCTGGCCGTGACCAATATGACCACTATTACCTCTACGTCCAAATGCTGTTGCCCTTTCCGGGCCGCTCCTAGGGTCGGTGACGTGATTCCAATGATGTGCATCACATTCGCTCAAGGAGAAACCATGTCTTCGCAGTCCCACTTCACCCGGCCCGCTTCCACGCAGCCCGCCCCCCAGCAGCGCAACTACACCCGCCGCGCCGCCCTCGCCGCCGGGGCCGCCGGGGTGGTCCTGGCCCTGTCCGCCTGCGCAGGAAGCGGCACCGGCGCCGGGGCGTCCTCGGGCCCTGACCCGATC
Protein-coding sequences here:
- a CDS encoding sensor histidine kinase, with the translated sequence MVHRIPLRFQLVALQLGIVLAVLTVVGAVTIRMQEQQLRDAYKGRLIGVAESVARLPSVINAFGTPSPAQTIQPIAEVIRQASNVTYVVVTDRNGVRQSHPHPAEIGRPVSTDPSVPLSGEIYVGTQTGTLGESWRVKVPIFDASGTVIGSASVGVLESTLAADLDEDMPQLFGWLLGAALLSSLGAMYVSKLVWRRIYKLEPEDIATLLETRDAMLHGLGEGLVAVDADGRIALVNDEARRLLGLAGDITGAPAEVSLEPAVHRLLSAGSATEELVLSGERLLLGKVNAATVDGREVGKVLILRDRTELHAVLRDRDGAVDVTHALRAQAHEFANKLHVISGLLELGKQDKAIEYLGRSHHDAVSAHRPLAPGITDHGVQALLIAKSTVCAERGIEIVVSPDSVCSPDSSGDVITVLGNLIDNAVDATGYDSTVAVRLAETPDGGRTIVVEDDGPGIPAAERAMVFEPGVTSKEAEGINSRGFGLALVQRVALRRGGRAEISSSALGGACFTVALRTKEAELQHQ